In Diabrotica undecimpunctata isolate CICGRU chromosome 4, icDiaUnde3, whole genome shotgun sequence, a single genomic region encodes these proteins:
- the LOC140439749 gene encoding facilitated trehalose transporter Tret1-2 homolog, protein MNMKPKSLNFAYVVVLTANIVSFVAGTVLTWTSPVLDRLGNKITTPFDHPVSLEERSWISSFFPLGAIFGPFIFGFLADKIGRKKTLIISGIPFVVCYYLLAFSKHVAVYYVARFFLGIALGGVYTVIPMYAGEIADSSNRGTLGSMMNVYLCFGLYFSYCLGPFVNLMTFNIILGTFPIIFLVIFTLIAPESPLYLLSKNNIRGAKICLQKVRGYNVDINQELDMIQNKIEEDGKGSIVDIFKSKPLTKALGITVTLGVIQQFSGVIAVFFYAQSIFEQAGSSLRPEICSIVIGSVQFLTSFLTPFLVDRWGRKLLLLISAAGMALSEILLGIYCLLNSHHYDVSSITFLPIICLIGYIFMYNFGYGPLPWVIMGETFPPNVKSYASSITAAICWTAGFIIGKYFEPLVLLIGIGPAFFIFSGVCILAVPFCLFIVVETKAKSVAEILKDLD, encoded by the coding sequence caaACATCGTCAGCTTTGTAGCTGGTACCGTCCTAACATGGACCTCTCCTGTGCTAGATAGATTAGGAAATAAAATAACAACTCCTTTTGATCATCCAGTGTCTTTAGAAGAAAGGTCATGGATATCGTCTTTTTTTCCATTAGGCGCTATATTTGGACCTTTTATTTTCGGATTTTTAGCAGATAAGATAGGAAGAAAGAAGACTTTAATTATAAGCGGAATACCATTTGTAGTATGCTACTATCTTCTTGCATTTAGTAAACATGTTGCTGTATATTATGTTGCTAGATTCTTTTTGGGTATAGCTTTAGGTGGCGTTTATACTGTCATACCAATGTACGCTGGAGAAATCGCTGATAGTTCAAATAGAGGAACTTTGGGTTCAATGATGAATGTCTATTTATGTTTTGGATTATATTTTTCGTACTGTTTAGGCCCCTTTGTAAATCTGATgacatttaatataattttaggaaCATTTCCAATCATATTTTTGGTCATATTTACACTTATTGCACCAGAATCTCCACTGTATTTGCTAAGCAAAAATAATATACGAGGAGCAAAGATCTGTCTTCAAAAAGTGAGAGGTTACAATGTAGATATCAATCAAGAACTTGATATGATTCagaataaaattgaagaagacGGAAAAGGTTCAATAGTAGATATCTTTAAATCTAAACCACTAACAAAAGCTCTTGGTATTACTGTTACATTGGGAGTGATTCAACAATTTTCTGGAGTAATCGCAGTATTTTTTTATGCTCAATCTATATTTGAACAAGCTGGCAGTTCTTTACGACCAGAGATTTGCTCCATCGTTATTGGATCTGTGCAATTTCTTACTAGTTTTCTTACTCCGTTTTTAGTGGACCGTTGGGGTCGAAAATTATTATTACTCATATCAGCAGCTGGTATGGCTTTATCAGAAATTCTCTTAGGTATTTACTGTTTATTAAACTCTCACCATTACGACGTTTCGTCAATAACATTTTTACCTATTATTTGCCTTATTggttatatatttatgtataactTTGGATACGGTCCGTTACCTTGGGTTATTATGGGAGAAACGTTCCCACCAAATGTAAAGTCGTATGCTTCTTCGATCACTGCAGCTATTTGTTGGACAGCTGGGTTTATTATAGGCAAGTATTTTGAACCTTTGGTACTGCTAATAGGAATTGGTccagctttttttattttttctggagTTTGTATCTTAGCggtaccattttgtttatttattgttgtAGAAACGAAAGCTAAAAGTGTAGCAGAAATCTTAAAAGACTTGGATTAA